GCACCACTCTCTTTAGCTCTTCCCAGGGACATTGCAATTTCCTCTATACTTACCTCCTTCTTTGAAATCTTCAAAATTGCAGAAGCAAGAGCAAGCGTTAGCTGTGTTGTCGATCCAAGTCCCACATGTCTTGGAATGCTCTTCCTCACCTCTATGCAGTACTCAAATCCAGTCTCATATTTAATATTTAATTCTTTGATTACTTTCTCTATGACCTTTCTGTCCTCCTCATTGGCTTCTATGCTTAAAGAACCAGCTGGAGTCACCTTTATCTCATATCCCCCTTCAAGTGCAACCCCTATGCTACCGAATTTCCGTCCTAGACTTCCAGTTGGATCAACTATTCCGAGATGTAACCTTTTTGGTGTTCTAACTATCATCTTTAATCCCTAAGAAAGTTGAGAAGAAATAATTAAAGTTTAGGGCCAAGGAGCCCAGGGTCTTGGGTACCTGATGAATTTCCAAATTAGGTACACTATTACTAAAGCTATAACATAGGGAGCTGCCACTAGGAACAGCTTTAGGAGGAGGTACAAGATTATCAATATGAAGACTAAGTCAATTAGGCTCCAGGCGGGAAATCTTCGATAACCCCTGCCATAACCTCTTCCCATTCCCCTCGGCATGACGATCTACTTCCAAAAATTGTTTAAAAAATTTTTGAAAAAGTCACCACCACCAACCATAGAGCCACCTAAGTGTTCTTCTGCTTGGCATTCCAGTCCATGGACAATAGCCAAGCCTTGCTCCCCAACCTCTACCTCCTCTTCCCCATCCTCTGCCCCAGCCTCTTCCCCAACCTCTTCCCCAGCCCCATCCCGGGGCCCAGTAGTAGGTTGGTGGATATGCGGGCCTATAAACTGCCGGAGCTGGCTGAACTGGGACTGCCGGATACTGGACTGGCGTTGGTTGTGTCTGTTGAGCTGATCCACTGATAACACTTTTCACTGCGTCCTCAACCTTTGTTCCTGGGGCTACCGTGTAAAGCTTTATTCCGGCAGCTTGGATGGCACCCATGGCATTTGGCCCAACCTGCGGGGCAACTATTGTATCGACCCCCTCATTTATGAGCATTTGCACGGCCATTGGACCTGCACCACCAGCCGCAGTTGAGGCTGGGTTTTGGATAACCTTAACGTTCTTTATTTCCCCATTTTCAACGTCGACTATAGCAAAGGCAGGAGCTCTTGCAAATACTGGAGCAACTGTATCTTCCAAACCTCCACCATTGGTTGGAACTGCGATCCTCATATTCACCACCTCAAAATTTTGTGCATATGCACAGATATTTAAAGTTTTCGGCTAGCCTAATTCTTTATAAAATGGTTCAAATAAAAGGAATCCGGGTGATGGTTATGAGGTGCCTAAAAGTTGCATTTGGTATGGAGAACGATGAAATGCTAATAGATGCACATTACGGTGATTCAGAATTCTTCGCGATATATGAGATCTGCGAGGATGGAAGCTACAGACTTTTGGAAAAGAGGCATAACAGGGCTAAGGATATGGAAGAGGAAGATGAGGGTCATGGAGATCCAAGAAAGTTCAGAGCAGTTGTAAGCCAGCTTTTGGACGTAGACGTTCTGGCAGCGTTTAGAATGGGTCCAAACTTCCTGAGAATACGAGATAATACGAATAAGGTTGCATTCTTCACAAGAACCAGGGATCTAAAGCTAGCAATCCAAAGGGTAATCGAGAATTTCAATGATCTGTGGAACCAGGTTCAAGAGAAGAAAGCCAAAAAGCCTCCAATAGAGGAGTGAATATGAAGTTTTGGGGGATTGAGCCCAAGATAACGCTTTTCGTTGCCCCTTACGCCACTTTAGTCCTTTCCCTAAATCTTAGCCAAAATCCTAAATTTCCACGTCTCGGTCTCTTCCTAATGGGCATTGGGATAGTCCTATGGCTCATCTGTTACTTCCAGGTTTCAAGGGCTTATTTTGAGGGGACATTGGCTAAAGAGGGATGTTATTCAAGAATTAGACATCCAATATATTCAATTTGGGGCTTTTTAATTATCCCTGGATTCTCCCTTGTTATAGGGGGTTTTATGCTAATATTGCCGATAATCTATTGGCTTGCTGTTTTCATCTTCATAAAGGAAGAGGAGAAAGCTTTAGAGGAAAAATTTGGAGAAGAATGGAGGGAATATGCCAAGAAAACTGGAAGATTTTTGCCACTTAAACTTCGATGACGTACTTTTGATTCCCCTTTTCAAATCCCTTAAAGCTACCAAGCTTTAACCCTAGCAGGGCCCTACTAATATCGTGAACCTTCATCGAGGCTAAATGTGTGACTCTGGTTTCCTTCAGAAACTCGGGAAGAAGTTGACCCGTAGGGCCTGTTAGCACAAAGAGTTCTGCTCTTTTAGCCCTGTCCAGGAGCATATCTATCGTGCCGTTAACCAGAGAGGAAGCACTCGCTATTACGACATCCATCTCTGGTAGGAGGTGATATTCTAGGGCATCGCTATAAGTGTCCCTATCCCATAGTTTTGCGTTCCTCTCAAAAACAAAGACCTCAAAACCCCTAGCTCTTAGAGCTTTTGAAAGAGGGGGCATGTTGCCTATTAGGGCAACCTTCTCGACATTTCCAGGGATAACATCAAGAACGTCAACGAACTCAGCATTGCTTAGATCAATGTAATACTGAGACACAGCATTTATGGCCGCTATTCCAAGGGTTCTCTCTATGATGTTAATGCTATCGGCCTTCTCTATGAACGTCTCAAGGGATGGTTCCTCAATTGAGTTAACGTATCTCTGAATCTCCTCTGGCATCGTCATGGCAACTCCAAGTGCTCTTCCTTCAGGACCCTCAACGAGAACCCAAGTGTAGGGAAGTGCAAATCCAAAGTCAACTAAGCTAAGTTCACCCACAAGCTTTAGTGCCCTCTTTTTAATATCACTTAGGAGCATGCTCTTAGATTTGACTTTATAAGTTAAAGCTTTTGAAGTTAGAGAGGGGAGTGAGATGATTAGTGAGGAGAACGTTAAGTTGGCGGAGGAGCTCATAAGAAAGGGTTACAATGAAAAAAAGATAAAGTCATTACTTAAATTACCAGAAGAAGAGTTTAAGTTAGCTCTCGAAGTTGCTAGAGCTAGGATAAAGGCAAAAGAGAAGTTCTCGAGGAGCGATCTATGGTTCGACATGGAGGGCCTGAGATACGCTACACACGAGATTGTGGCCGATTACAGGGGTAGGAGGCTCAAGGAACAAGGTGTTAAAAGCATAGCCGATGTGTCTTGTGGCGTTGGAATTCAATTGATATTCTTTGCTAAGCACGGAATAAGGGCGATTGGAGTCGACATAGATCCCCTAAAGATAGAGTTTGCAAAAAGAAACGCCGAGAAATACGGGGTCAACGTGGAATTCCTAGTTGGAGACTCGCTAAGTGAGGAGATAGTAGAGAAGATCGATGCCGACGTCATATTTTCAGATCCTGCGAGACCTCCAAACGTTCCAGAGAGAAACCTTGAAGACCTCCTTCCGAGCCCCTTAAAGGTCTATGAAGCTTATAAGAAGAAAAC
The window above is part of the Pyrococcus sp. NA2 genome. Proteins encoded here:
- a CDS encoding NifB/NifX family molybdenum-iron cluster-binding protein; this translates as MRCLKVAFGMENDEMLIDAHYGDSEFFAIYEICEDGSYRLLEKRHNRAKDMEEEDEGHGDPRKFRAVVSQLLDVDVLAAFRMGPNFLRIRDNTNKVAFFTRTRDLKLAIQRVIENFNDLWNQVQEKKAKKPPIEE
- a CDS encoding NifB/NifX family molybdenum-iron cluster-binding protein; this translates as MRIAVPTNGGGLEDTVAPVFARAPAFAIVDVENGEIKNVKVIQNPASTAAGGAGPMAVQMLINEGVDTIVAPQVGPNAMGAIQAAGIKLYTVAPGTKVEDAVKSVISGSAQQTQPTPVQYPAVPVQPAPAVYRPAYPPTYYWAPGWGWGRGWGRGWGRGWGRGGRGWGARLGYCPWTGMPSRRTLRWLYGWWW
- a CDS encoding isoprenylcysteine carboxylmethyltransferase family protein gives rise to the protein MKFWGIEPKITLFVAPYATLVLSLNLSQNPKFPRLGLFLMGIGIVLWLICYFQVSRAYFEGTLAKEGCYSRIRHPIYSIWGFLIIPGFSLVIGGFMLILPIIYWLAVFIFIKEEEKALEEKFGEEWREYAKKTGRFLPLKLR
- a CDS encoding Rossmann-like domain-containing protein; translation: MLLSDIKKRALKLVGELSLVDFGFALPYTWVLVEGPEGRALGVAMTMPEEIQRYVNSIEEPSLETFIEKADSINIIERTLGIAAINAVSQYYIDLSNAEFVDVLDVIPGNVEKVALIGNMPPLSKALRARGFEVFVFERNAKLWDRDTYSDALEYHLLPEMDVVIASASSLVNGTIDMLLDRAKRAELFVLTGPTGQLLPEFLKETRVTHLASMKVHDISRALLGLKLGSFKGFEKGNQKYVIEV